A genomic region of Zalophus californianus isolate mZalCal1 chromosome 1, mZalCal1.pri.v2, whole genome shotgun sequence contains the following coding sequences:
- the GPR87 gene encoding G-protein coupled receptor 87 translates to MGLNLTLAKLPDNELHSQGSHAPSNMSYGPGKNITVNNEFDTIVLPVLYLIIFVASILLNGLAVWIFFHIRNKTSFIFYLKNIVVADLIMTLTFPFRIVHDAGFGPWYFKFILCRYTSVLFYANMYTSIVFLGLISIDRYLKVVKPFGDSRMYSITFTKVLSICVWVIMAVLSLPNIILTNGQLTKENIHDCMKLKSPLGVKWHEAVIYVNSCLFVAVLVILIGCYIAISRYIHKSSRQFISQSSRKRKHNQSIRVVVAVFFTCFLPYHLCRIPFTFSHLDRHLDESAHKILYYCKEMTLFLSACNVCLDPIIYFFMCRSFSRRLFKKSNIRTRSESIRSLQSVRRSEVRIYYDYTDV, encoded by the exons ATGGGGCTCAACCTGACACTTGCAAAATTACCAG ATAATGAGCTGCACAGCCAAGGGAGTCACGCTCCAAGTAACATGAGCTATGGACCCGGAAAGAACATCACTGTTAACAACGAATTTGACACTATCGTCTTGCCTGTGCTTTACCTCATTATATTTGTGGCAAGCATCTTGCTGAATGGTCTAGCCGTGTGGATCTTCTTCCACATTAGGAATAAAACCAGCTTCATATTTTATCTCAAAAACATAGTGGTTGCTGACCTCATAATGACGCTAACATTTCCATTTCGAATAGTGCATGATGCAGGATTTGGACCTTGGTACTTCAAGTTTATCCTCTGCAGATacacttcagttttattttatgcaaACATGTATACTTCCATCGTATTTCTTGGGCTCATAAGCATCGATCGCTATCTGAAGGTGGTAAAGCCATTTGGGGACTCTCGCATGTACAGCATAACTTTCACGAAGGTCTTATCTATTTGTGTTTGGGTGATCATGGCTGTTCTGTCCTTGCCAAACATCATTCTAACAAATGGCCAACTAACCAAGGAAAATATTCATGACTGCATGAAACTTAAAAGTCCCTTAGGAGTCAAATGGCATGAAGCCGTCATTTATGTCAACAGCTGCTTGTTCGTGGCTGTGCTGGTGATCCTGATTGGATGTTACATAGCCATATCCAGGTACATCCATAAATCCAGCAGGCAATTTATAAGTCAGTCAAGCCGAAAGCGGAAACATAACCAGAGCATACGGGTAGTTGTGGCAGTGTTCTTCACTTGCTTTCTACCCTATCACTTGTGCAGaattcctttcactttcagtcacTTAGACAGACATTTAGATGAATCTGCACACAAAATTCTGTATTACTGCAAAGAAATGACACTTTTCTTATCTGCGTGCAATGTGTGCCTGGATCcaataatttactttttcatGTGTAGGTCATTTTCAAGAAGGCTATTCAAGAAATCAAATATCAGAACCAGGAGCGAAAGCATCAGGTCACTGCAAAGTGTCAGAAGATCGGAAGTCCGCATATATTATGATTACACAGATGTGTAG